The proteins below come from a single Microbulbifer sp. Q7 genomic window:
- a CDS encoding LTA synthase family protein yields MRLFVRYFLVCFFSLALLWSFVVASDPYLSLGAPLVSHILNVLFPAALLFLVWSFTGRVSISLLVAVLLVTVIHYAGRVKAEFLGESFVYADLAVVSSVIESPELVFGFVSTTFFAVIFAIVLALFLMAYFLKGVAKSSMRSRTFFALVGGGLLFFLEGYRAPNVIPTLGWETFQQNAGASKAGIIGNILLGKMSQKSIAIEADAEMAKQFWEEPHVKGVRRNLEAVPATPDFRPDIVIVQSESLFMPGKLCGMPETPVLSNISSLGFPTGGELKVPVFGGRTLQSEFESLSGVPISAFPHSMFAYYDLLKTNITAMPRVLADHGYNTIAIHPNKGGFWNRNTAMGQLGFQTFLDVNAFLPDRDESTRGHVSDLSLVKAVLSQLDSADGPTFVEAITMDNHGPWGAARVTSEGLPVPDGLNPEAANIFADYVSRAKDADSAYGYLIDAIKRRERPTLLVFFGDHMPALASVYKSLCFKDGLKPEEQLPPYRFWSNFSTIDLPKRTSSYLIPGFVFRSANLSMPDFFLANAIMGVISADDEIPAKEKRRIGKKYEQLSILNMMEGAEAGPSGRTVISRPEKITNTFKRFHVGGVEPSSEGMINFDLDGQSSTFKFAGGVQEISLRPYLDISTPGKCVAQGLEHKGGTAFSVKSGDRELYHVPMQRGAFRLATINVAGVKDFEFRAIGLDEDCPSFSVKLVQLHCSSPQCEQQIEYVDPPLEEEPRFYRDFFVGDLKSLKNFYPEGASSSSRRREALSWLLSRVVDEQIGYGPFRVHPDHQVFMHPGENEPAKMKVDISGAKSLTFSPRIDPLSAHCRALNEPGREAGLVGLSIELDGENVFEGVVDRNFNDFVSVDTENHRSLEIIVDKGNKVSWCDWFSIGVDRVSS; encoded by the coding sequence GTGAGATTATTTGTTCGGTATTTCCTTGTTTGTTTTTTTTCGCTGGCTCTGCTGTGGAGCTTCGTAGTTGCGTCTGACCCATATCTTTCGTTGGGCGCACCCCTTGTGTCACATATACTGAATGTTTTGTTTCCGGCGGCTTTACTGTTTTTAGTTTGGTCGTTTACTGGACGTGTGAGCATTAGTTTGCTCGTTGCTGTTTTGCTGGTAACTGTCATTCATTATGCAGGAAGAGTGAAGGCGGAGTTTCTTGGCGAAAGCTTTGTATACGCTGATTTGGCCGTCGTCTCTTCGGTAATTGAAAGTCCAGAGCTGGTGTTTGGCTTCGTGTCAACGACATTCTTCGCAGTTATTTTCGCAATTGTGCTGGCTCTTTTTCTTATGGCGTATTTCCTAAAGGGCGTAGCTAAATCCTCAATGCGATCGCGAACTTTTTTTGCGTTGGTTGGCGGCGGATTATTGTTTTTTTTGGAGGGATATCGGGCGCCCAATGTTATCCCAACTCTTGGATGGGAAACCTTTCAGCAGAACGCAGGCGCTTCAAAGGCTGGTATTATCGGAAACATATTGCTCGGTAAGATGTCTCAAAAGAGTATTGCCATCGAAGCTGATGCTGAAATGGCAAAGCAGTTTTGGGAAGAACCTCACGTTAAAGGGGTTCGGAGAAATCTTGAAGCGGTGCCGGCCACGCCAGATTTTCGACCAGATATCGTGATTGTGCAAAGTGAGTCCTTATTTATGCCAGGCAAGCTTTGTGGCATGCCTGAAACACCGGTTTTGTCGAACATTTCTAGCCTAGGGTTCCCGACCGGAGGTGAGCTAAAGGTCCCGGTTTTTGGAGGACGGACATTGCAGAGTGAGTTTGAGTCACTATCGGGAGTGCCAATTAGCGCTTTCCCACATTCCATGTTTGCATATTATGACCTCCTGAAAACAAACATTACCGCAATGCCGCGAGTGTTAGCGGACCATGGTTATAACACAATTGCGATACATCCAAACAAGGGCGGTTTTTGGAATCGGAACACGGCCATGGGACAGCTCGGGTTTCAAACGTTTCTGGATGTTAACGCGTTTTTGCCCGACCGAGATGAGTCCACTAGGGGGCATGTGAGTGACCTTTCTTTAGTAAAGGCTGTGCTGTCTCAACTGGACTCGGCGGATGGCCCCACATTTGTGGAGGCGATCACGATGGATAACCACGGGCCCTGGGGGGCAGCGAGAGTCACTAGTGAGGGATTACCTGTCCCTGATGGCTTGAACCCCGAAGCTGCGAATATTTTTGCCGATTACGTGTCGCGGGCCAAAGACGCTGATTCTGCATATGGGTACCTGATCGATGCGATTAAGCGGAGGGAGCGTCCGACATTACTTGTATTTTTTGGTGACCACATGCCTGCACTCGCGAGCGTGTATAAGTCGCTTTGCTTTAAAGATGGATTGAAACCCGAGGAGCAGTTGCCTCCGTATCGATTTTGGTCCAATTTTTCTACCATCGATTTACCGAAGAGAACAAGTTCGTATCTGATTCCCGGGTTTGTCTTTCGGTCGGCGAACCTGTCGATGCCGGACTTTTTTCTGGCAAATGCAATTATGGGTGTAATAAGTGCGGATGATGAAATTCCCGCAAAGGAAAAGCGCAGAATTGGAAAAAAGTACGAGCAGCTTTCTATCTTGAATATGATGGAGGGGGCGGAGGCTGGGCCGAGTGGCCGTACGGTTATATCGCGTCCTGAAAAAATCACAAACACTTTCAAACGCTTTCACGTAGGCGGGGTTGAACCATCATCAGAGGGTATGATTAATTTTGACCTCGATGGCCAGTCCTCAACATTCAAATTTGCGGGAGGTGTGCAGGAAATTTCACTTCGCCCATATCTCGATATTAGTACTCCGGGGAAATGTGTTGCGCAAGGGTTGGAACACAAAGGTGGCACAGCATTTTCTGTGAAAAGTGGTGATCGTGAATTATACCATGTGCCTATGCAGCGTGGCGCATTCAGGCTAGCAACGATTAATGTGGCCGGAGTAAAAGATTTCGAGTTTCGCGCAATTGGACTTGATGAGGATTGCCCCTCTTTCAGTGTCAAACTCGTTCAATTACACTGTAGCTCTCCTCAGTGTGAGCAACAGATTGAGTATGTTGATCCACCTCTTGAGGAAGAGCCGCGTTTCTATCGTGATTTCTTTGTAGGTGATTTAAAGTCACTCAAAAATTTTTATCCCGAAGGTGCCTCTAGTTCTTCCAGAAGACGTGAGGCGCTCAGTTGGTTGTTAAGCAGGGTCGTTGATGAACAAATTGGTTATGGTCCTTTTCGGGTTCATCCAGATCATCAGGTGTTCATGCATCCTGGCGAGAATGAACCGGCTAAAATGAAAGTTGATATTTCGGGGGCTAAGTCTCTTACTTTTTCTCCTAGAATAGATCCTCTGTCTGCTCATTGTCGTGCCCTCAATGAGCCAGGGCGTGAGGCTGGGTTGGTAGGTCTGTCAATTGAATTAGATGGCGAGAATGTTTTTGAGGGTGTTGTTGATCGAAACTTCAATGATTTTGTATCAGTTGATACTGAAAATCATCGGTCATTAGAGATCATTGTCGACAAAGGTAATAAAGTTTCTTGGTGTGACTGGTTTTCAATCGGTGTTGATCGCGTTAGTTCTTGA
- a CDS encoding MbcA/ParS/Xre antitoxin family protein, protein MANPAHTPQTTEDQVLLEATLNTANHLGLKKKELSEIIHLDDRTLRRRSGLAPQSAEGQLALLLVRAYRSAFVLMGGEEGAKTWFATANRALNGVPKEVARRIDGLVRIVTYLDAMRGKV, encoded by the coding sequence ATGGCCAACCCAGCCCACACCCCACAAACCACTGAAGATCAGGTCCTCCTTGAGGCAACCCTCAACACCGCCAACCACCTGGGCCTGAAAAAGAAAGAACTCAGTGAAATCATCCACCTGGATGATCGTACCCTGCGTCGCCGCAGCGGCCTGGCCCCGCAAAGTGCCGAAGGCCAGCTCGCCCTGTTGCTCGTTCGGGCCTATCGCTCTGCGTTCGTCCTGATGGGGGGCGAAGAGGGCGCCAAAACCTGGTTCGCCACGGCCAATCGCGCGCTGAATGGCGTCCCCAAGGAAGTCGCTCGTCGCATCGATGGGCTGGTGCGTATCGTCACCTACCTCGACGCCATGCGAGGCAAAGTGTGA
- a CDS encoding glycosyltransferase, protein MKNKEIDVSIVLNMHRESSYLRPTLESLKECILHAKKNDISVELVAVFDRSDEFTREVFFSVDHSFCEELKIVEVDVGSLGLARNAGISHASGEYIWTSDADDLVSSNCIVELLRTAQSHNSDKAVVFVEYLCAFGEPYHVVRYVGSECLTPADFALQHSYVSRIFVARSIFNDLQYKDLQLTQGFAYEDWDLNCRLLASGYEFIVAKDTAFFYRQREGSLLKQANSISSKLIPHNSLFEPEAFCVAMRSHDLSAESSGEFFRKRKQILSENNTESFMRSEQLRGFLLDAARLDPEVELSSVEAASSYSPVPWREDHWGMQLGTLFSLMGRHSFTDVVLLPWLRPGGAEKYILEVLDGICHSETGAKILVVTGQSSKTHEWVDRLPENAVFIDLFNTFPSYDESERNALLVRALLAAAQPNARLHLKSSPFVHNFYDAYSGVLSGEFRPVYYRFSDGCYEWGEESWRSPWTVRVMRKHLKGFWRVVTDCDAIAQMDESVLGSLQSKYHTLYANCRLPERPLGSEKPKFRFLWASRIAPEKRPDLLVEISRALNLTGYAIQIDVFGNVDEGLDPSQLFGVEGASINYKGGFSSFYKLPLQNYDAFLYTSAYDGLPNILLEAMSVALPVIAPDVGGIRELVINGNTGCLIENVGSGSALVRSYVNAIGALYANWPGAADYARRGRELIASRHCSEAYLASLIEIFELKQSTKTVKHVPDMSAA, encoded by the coding sequence ATGAAAAATAAAGAAATCGATGTAAGTATTGTTTTGAATATGCACCGTGAGTCGTCGTATTTACGGCCGACCCTCGAATCGTTAAAGGAGTGTATCCTCCACGCTAAGAAGAATGACATCTCCGTCGAGCTGGTCGCGGTGTTTGACAGATCAGACGAATTTACACGCGAGGTTTTTTTCAGTGTAGATCATTCGTTTTGTGAAGAGCTGAAGATTGTGGAAGTTGATGTGGGCTCTTTAGGGTTAGCCAGAAACGCCGGTATTTCGCATGCTTCGGGAGAATATATATGGACTTCCGACGCAGACGACCTGGTTTCGTCCAATTGTATAGTAGAGCTGCTTCGAACTGCGCAATCACATAATTCCGACAAGGCTGTTGTATTTGTTGAGTATCTTTGTGCCTTTGGAGAGCCATACCATGTTGTGCGATACGTTGGCTCGGAGTGTTTGACACCAGCAGACTTTGCTTTGCAGCATTCATATGTTTCTCGAATATTTGTCGCTCGATCAATTTTTAATGATCTGCAATATAAGGATTTACAGCTGACGCAAGGCTTTGCTTATGAAGATTGGGATCTTAATTGCCGGTTGCTGGCAAGTGGCTATGAATTTATCGTTGCTAAAGACACAGCATTCTTTTACCGGCAGCGTGAAGGTAGCCTGCTAAAGCAAGCTAATTCTATTTCCTCTAAATTAATACCTCATAATAGTTTATTTGAGCCCGAAGCATTCTGCGTAGCCATGCGCAGCCACGATCTGAGTGCTGAGTCGTCCGGAGAATTTTTTAGAAAACGGAAGCAGATACTCAGTGAAAACAACACTGAATCTTTCATGCGATCTGAGCAGCTCCGGGGCTTTCTGCTGGATGCGGCGCGGTTAGATCCGGAGGTGGAGCTCTCTTCTGTTGAGGCTGCAAGCAGCTACAGTCCGGTTCCTTGGCGAGAGGACCATTGGGGGATGCAGCTTGGGACATTGTTTAGTTTGATGGGGCGTCATTCCTTTACTGATGTAGTGCTTTTACCATGGCTGCGTCCGGGCGGTGCCGAGAAGTATATATTGGAGGTCTTAGATGGGATCTGCCATAGTGAAACGGGCGCCAAGATACTGGTTGTAACGGGGCAATCATCCAAGACGCATGAGTGGGTGGACCGGCTACCCGAAAATGCGGTATTCATTGATCTGTTTAATACGTTCCCATCTTACGATGAGAGTGAACGGAACGCGTTGTTAGTGCGAGCTCTACTTGCGGCGGCCCAACCGAATGCAAGACTCCACCTTAAGTCTTCTCCTTTTGTGCACAATTTCTATGATGCCTATTCGGGTGTTCTGTCTGGGGAATTTAGGCCTGTATATTATCGATTTTCGGATGGTTGTTACGAGTGGGGAGAGGAGTCATGGCGTAGCCCATGGACTGTTCGCGTAATGCGCAAGCATCTTAAGGGGTTCTGGCGTGTTGTCACTGATTGTGATGCTATTGCGCAAATGGACGAGTCGGTACTGGGAAGCTTGCAGTCGAAGTACCACACTTTGTATGCAAATTGCCGTTTGCCAGAGCGTCCGCTGGGTTCTGAGAAGCCGAAATTTCGATTTCTATGGGCATCTCGAATAGCCCCAGAAAAGCGCCCGGATTTACTTGTGGAGATTTCACGTGCGCTTAACTTGACTGGGTATGCCATACAGATAGATGTATTCGGTAACGTGGATGAAGGGTTGGATCCATCGCAGTTATTCGGCGTGGAGGGCGCATCCATCAACTATAAAGGGGGATTCAGCTCTTTTTATAAATTACCTCTCCAGAACTACGATGCCTTTTTATATACAAGTGCATATGATGGTTTGCCGAATATTTTGCTAGAGGCTATGTCTGTTGCCCTTCCTGTTATTGCTCCAGATGTGGGAGGCATAAGGGAGCTGGTTATAAATGGGAATACAGGGTGCCTGATAGAGAATGTTGGAAGTGGCTCAGCTTTGGTTCGAAGCTATGTGAACGCAATTGGTGCCCTATATGCCAATTGGCCCGGCGCCGCTGATTATGCTAGGCGAGGCCGTGAGCTCATCGCGAGCAGGCACTGCTCGGAGGCATATCTGGCGTCACTGATAGAAATCTTTGAGCTCAAGCAAAGCACAAAGACTGTAAAACACGTTCCGGATATGAGTGCTGCATAA
- a CDS encoding glycosyltransferase, producing MISVVVTFHNERTLAQITLNSILRCREYCEKFEESVELVVVFDSVDAETKCIVEAHPCVKSSDVVLDVDYGDLGFSRNKGISAANGDFVAILDGDDLYSENWLYAAKELIARIGRHIICHPEVVVNFGKYNSYAWQIDQDDSSFDRDGLLFSNYWTSWVVAHKEVFESVGYAESNHRRQGFGHEDWHWNCCTIEAGYIHKVVPQTSGFYRRKHSSLLSEQLQNKVYIRKTDFFRV from the coding sequence ATGATTTCCGTAGTCGTTACGTTCCATAATGAACGGACTCTTGCTCAAATTACGTTGAACTCAATTCTCCGTTGTAGAGAGTATTGTGAAAAATTTGAGGAGTCTGTCGAATTAGTGGTTGTTTTTGATTCGGTTGATGCTGAGACAAAATGTATTGTTGAGGCACATCCATGTGTAAAGTCAAGTGACGTAGTATTAGACGTGGATTATGGAGATTTGGGTTTTTCGCGCAACAAAGGTATTTCTGCAGCAAATGGTGATTTTGTCGCGATTCTTGATGGCGATGATTTGTATTCAGAGAATTGGCTGTATGCAGCAAAGGAGCTGATAGCTCGCATAGGTCGGCATATTATTTGTCACCCAGAAGTTGTAGTTAATTTCGGGAAATATAATTCCTACGCTTGGCAAATAGATCAAGACGATTCAAGTTTTGATCGCGATGGACTCCTCTTCTCTAATTATTGGACTTCTTGGGTGGTTGCGCACAAGGAGGTTTTTGAAAGTGTTGGGTATGCGGAAAGCAATCACCGTCGGCAGGGATTTGGCCATGAAGATTGGCATTGGAATTGCTGCACTATAGAGGCGGGCTACATCCATAAAGTTGTTCCTCAGACTAGCGGCTTTTACAGAAGGAAGCACTCTTCGCTTTTGAGTGAGCAATTACAGAATAAAGTTTATATCAGAAAAACAGATTTTTTCCGTGTTTAA
- a CDS encoding NAD(+) kinase translates to MSEFQNIGLIGRTESDSAVLSLKRLMAFLEREGYSVVLEKNTANDVAGHNARVSSKDKLGELCDLVIVVGGDGSLLAAARALAKFSVPLLGINRGRLGFLTDITPDEIEEKVGEVLSGKYMAESRFLLDMSLRRGGKPIYHGSALNDVVLHSSEIRMVEFDLYIDGQFVYTQRSDGLVVSTPTGSTAYALSGGGPIMHPKLDAIVLVPLNPHTLSSRPIVVEGSCEFKIIVGEHNLADARVTCDGHDRVSVEAGDILRIHKKPHRMTLIHPLGHNFYETCRSKLAWNLVL, encoded by the coding sequence GTGTCGGAATTCCAAAACATCGGCCTGATCGGCCGCACTGAAAGTGACAGCGCAGTCCTCTCGCTCAAGCGCCTGATGGCCTTCCTAGAGCGAGAGGGTTACTCCGTTGTGCTCGAAAAAAATACAGCCAATGATGTGGCGGGTCACAATGCGCGCGTATCTAGTAAAGACAAGCTCGGAGAACTTTGCGACCTCGTAATCGTTGTCGGAGGCGACGGCAGCCTGCTAGCCGCCGCCCGTGCCCTCGCCAAGTTCAGTGTTCCGCTCCTGGGAATCAACCGGGGCCGGCTTGGATTCCTCACCGATATCACTCCCGATGAAATCGAAGAAAAAGTAGGTGAAGTGCTTTCCGGCAAATACATGGCCGAAAGCCGTTTCCTTCTCGACATGTCTCTTAGGCGAGGTGGAAAGCCGATATATCATGGCTCCGCACTAAATGATGTGGTACTTCATTCGAGTGAAATTCGCATGGTCGAATTTGACCTCTATATCGATGGTCAATTTGTATATACGCAGCGCTCGGACGGTTTAGTTGTTTCAACTCCCACTGGATCCACAGCATACGCACTTTCCGGCGGGGGCCCCATCATGCACCCAAAACTGGATGCAATCGTTTTAGTTCCCCTAAACCCTCATACGCTTAGCAGTCGTCCCATTGTGGTGGAGGGGAGTTGTGAATTCAAAATAATAGTTGGTGAACACAACCTTGCTGATGCAAGAGTAACGTGTGATGGTCATGACAGGGTGTCAGTTGAGGCGGGGGATATTTTACGTATTCATAAGAAGCCTCACAGGATGACATTAATACATCCGCTTGGTCACAATTTTTACGAGACGTGCCGGTCCAAATTGGCTTGGAATTTGGTTTTATGA
- a CDS encoding 1-aminocyclopropane-1-carboxylate deaminase/D-cysteine desulfhydrase, whose product MRYLTELSEKAFLEAARNVPYQQINSDLFPGIDLWIRRDDLIDPIISGNKAYKLLFNLLEARKQGKDTIVTCGGAWSNHIHATAAAGQRFGFKTIGIIRGERPPVPSAMLQDAERFGMELRFVSRSEYRRRNEPDFVGSLGLSGNDSWFVPEGGANAQGAQGVRLLGKTIAATSPVRFDECWLACGTGLTLGALASSLPKTTKAVGVAVLKAERSIAAAISEWGGYAVSSKDIELIADGHCGGYGKVDESLIVFLGEIGQQTGVVLDQIYTGKAGKSLMRGCSQKQQKRGVLRRQHVLLLHTGGLQGRRGCK is encoded by the coding sequence ATGCGATATCTCACTGAGCTGAGCGAAAAAGCCTTTCTTGAAGCCGCGAGAAATGTCCCTTATCAACAAATCAATTCTGACCTGTTCCCCGGCATTGACCTCTGGATCCGTCGCGACGATCTGATCGACCCCATCATCTCCGGCAATAAAGCCTACAAGCTTCTGTTCAACCTGCTTGAAGCTCGAAAGCAGGGCAAAGACACCATCGTCACCTGTGGCGGTGCCTGGTCAAATCACATACACGCCACCGCCGCGGCTGGCCAGCGATTTGGGTTTAAAACCATCGGCATCATCCGGGGTGAAAGGCCCCCGGTTCCAAGTGCCATGCTGCAGGACGCGGAGCGGTTTGGGATGGAGCTGCGGTTTGTGTCGCGCTCCGAGTACCGCAGACGTAATGAACCGGACTTCGTTGGTAGTTTGGGACTGAGCGGGAATGACAGCTGGTTTGTGCCAGAAGGGGGCGCGAACGCACAAGGTGCACAGGGCGTAAGGCTGCTGGGAAAGACAATTGCGGCCACTAGCCCTGTGCGATTTGATGAATGCTGGCTTGCCTGTGGGACAGGACTCACGTTAGGTGCGCTCGCTTCTAGCCTACCGAAAACTACGAAGGCTGTGGGGGTTGCCGTTCTAAAAGCCGAAAGAAGCATCGCGGCTGCGATTTCCGAGTGGGGTGGGTATGCGGTGTCGAGTAAAGATATAGAATTGATTGCCGATGGGCATTGCGGTGGCTATGGAAAGGTTGATGAATCTTTGATCGTTTTCCTTGGTGAGATAGGGCAACAGACTGGCGTTGTCCTCGACCAGATATATACGGGGAAGGCAGGGAAGTCATTAATGAGAGGTTGCTCACAAAAACAGCAGAAAAGAGGAGTTTTACGTCGGCAACATGTGCTGCTGCTACACACAGGTGGACTGCAGGGACGCCGAGGGTGCAAATAA
- a CDS encoding RES family NAD+ phosphorylase, which translates to MIDLGDKIRQSATRLIGRLYRIIESQEEVATRSLVDSLQKQEVLENLLEQSKPARLPGSEDLHYLLATPFRYPPLPWGSRFGGTAESGIFYGSKTIGTVLAEAAYYRLLFISDMEQPPAAPVTSFHQVFSAKYCADPGIRLQQTEWQEHWPQVTHPTEYRYCQQLGALMRESGIQGLETPSARALSAGLAELPINGGEGINVALFEPLALLRRPPTMEAEVTAETRVDRVTFLVKSGSSVHSKSFDREAFLSSGRLPQPA; encoded by the coding sequence GTGATCGACCTCGGCGATAAAATCCGCCAGTCAGCCACCCGCCTGATAGGCCGGCTTTACCGCATCATCGAATCCCAGGAAGAAGTCGCCACCCGTAGCTTGGTCGACAGCTTGCAAAAGCAGGAAGTTCTGGAAAATCTCCTGGAGCAGAGCAAGCCCGCGCGGCTGCCGGGCAGTGAGGATCTTCACTACCTGCTAGCGACCCCATTCCGCTACCCACCACTGCCCTGGGGTTCTCGCTTCGGCGGAACCGCTGAGAGTGGTATTTTCTACGGCAGCAAAACCATCGGTACGGTGCTGGCCGAGGCCGCTTACTATCGTCTCCTGTTTATCAGCGATATGGAGCAGCCGCCCGCAGCGCCGGTCACCAGCTTCCATCAGGTCTTTTCCGCCAAATACTGCGCCGACCCCGGTATTCGACTGCAGCAAACAGAGTGGCAAGAACACTGGCCACAAGTCACCCACCCGACCGAATACCGCTATTGCCAGCAACTCGGTGCCCTGATGCGCGAGAGCGGCATCCAGGGGCTGGAAACCCCGTCCGCCCGCGCACTATCCGCGGGGCTGGCTGAACTACCAATCAATGGTGGCGAAGGCATCAATGTTGCTTTGTTCGAACCTCTGGCACTCCTGCGCCGCCCCCCTACCATGGAGGCCGAAGTCACGGCTGAAACACGCGTCGACCGCGTCACTTTCCTGGTGAAAAGTGGGAGCAGTGTCCACTCAAAATCTTTCGACCGCGAAGCGTTCCTGTCTTCCGGCCGCTTGCCGCAACCTGCCTGA
- a CDS encoding glycosyltransferase family 4 protein: MLFISQDDSAQAMGWPVHYSAEKRKCIPDWLREEMLSLARLEYEINPNVIQNRGFEFAPLAIHPAGGRVYRKLMHLVVQREGYDYILVAPWIKMGGADLVTLCHLRYLAKRRVRALLILTEASHSTWLDKVPKEIDVLQFGQEASWLSALEQESVLMRLLIQLEPRCVHNINSRLAWNCIRSSGKTLAAVSNVYVSLYCDDYDKDGCPVGYGREFLRESAPYIRKIFTDNSNYPEQICATYGLPLTLFEVVRIPTDESLLKLPIRRAEGIRKVIWSGRFDPQKRPDLLLQVAKILPEVEFHVYGQAVVSGRNKLSHFESQKNITVFPPYSNFHAVARNYRVLLNTSAWDGLPNILVEAAASGMIIVTSNVGGIADLVDERTGWLVHEHSDPKAYAEAIVSCFSDMVDWSKKGESARSRVLENHSWGAFECKLDEVFTTTLPLNADSLPQRKPQMAENRVSD, encoded by the coding sequence GTGCTGTTCATTAGCCAAGATGACTCGGCCCAAGCCATGGGTTGGCCGGTACATTATTCAGCAGAAAAGAGAAAATGTATCCCGGATTGGCTTCGTGAAGAAATGCTCTCATTGGCACGCCTTGAGTATGAAATTAATCCTAATGTAATCCAGAATCGTGGTTTTGAATTTGCTCCGCTTGCGATCCACCCTGCGGGAGGTCGTGTTTACAGGAAGCTCATGCATTTGGTGGTGCAAAGGGAGGGGTATGATTACATATTGGTTGCACCCTGGATAAAAATGGGCGGTGCCGATTTGGTGACCTTATGCCACCTTCGTTATTTAGCAAAACGTAGAGTTAGAGCCTTACTGATTTTAACAGAGGCAAGTCATTCTACTTGGCTCGATAAGGTTCCAAAAGAGATTGATGTATTGCAGTTTGGGCAGGAGGCCTCGTGGCTGTCAGCTCTTGAGCAAGAGTCAGTGCTGATGCGCCTGTTAATCCAGTTGGAACCACGCTGTGTTCATAATATTAATTCGCGGCTCGCATGGAATTGTATTAGGAGTAGTGGAAAAACGCTGGCAGCAGTTTCGAATGTATATGTTTCACTTTACTGCGATGACTACGATAAGGACGGTTGTCCAGTTGGGTATGGTCGTGAATTCTTGCGAGAGTCGGCTCCATATATCCGAAAAATTTTTACTGACAATAGTAACTATCCGGAGCAGATCTGCGCGACTTATGGGCTTCCTTTGACCTTATTTGAAGTGGTGAGGATTCCCACTGACGAATCCCTGCTGAAGTTGCCTATCAGAAGGGCGGAAGGAATTCGAAAAGTGATATGGTCGGGAAGGTTTGATCCTCAAAAAAGGCCGGACCTTCTTCTGCAGGTGGCTAAGATCTTGCCGGAGGTAGAGTTTCATGTATACGGACAGGCTGTTGTCAGTGGAAGAAACAAGCTAAGCCATTTTGAGTCTCAAAAGAATATCACCGTATTCCCGCCTTACTCAAATTTTCATGCCGTTGCAAGAAATTATAGAGTGTTACTTAATACATCAGCATGGGACGGCCTACCAAATATATTGGTGGAAGCCGCTGCGTCGGGCATGATTATTGTGACCTCCAACGTCGGTGGAATTGCTGACCTCGTGGATGAGCGTACGGGCTGGTTAGTTCATGAGCATAGCGACCCCAAAGCATATGCGGAAGCCATTGTCAGTTGTTTTTCAGATATGGTTGATTGGAGCAAAAAGGGTGAGAGCGCAAGGTCGCGAGTTTTAGAGAACCACTCTTGGGGCGCTTTTGAGTGTAAGTTGGATGAGGTTTTTACCACTACCTTACCGCTGAACGCTGATTCCTTGCCGCAAAGGAAGCCGCAGATGGCCGAAAATAGAGTATCAGATTAA
- a CDS encoding ABC transporter permease, which produces MQLSTGTLTDIANAFRRISLAGALGWQDVRQRYRRSTLGPFWLTISMGVMIGTIGLVFGNLFNSPMAEFLPFLAAGIILWTFISSVVTEGCSEFVSAQGIIKQLPIPLFVHTLRMIWRNCIILFHNILIFPVVLLLLGGGFNLNVILAIPGFLLLLANLAWLALALGVVCARYRDLPQIVSSALQVLFYLTPIIWMPKLLPERAGSLILDFNPVFHLIEIVRSPLLGQLPSFENWIVSIFLAVSGWAVAILFYGRYRKRLPYWL; this is translated from the coding sequence ATGCAGCTTAGTACTGGAACATTGACCGATATCGCAAATGCGTTTCGGCGGATCTCTTTGGCCGGAGCGTTGGGTTGGCAGGATGTCAGGCAGCGGTATCGTCGGTCAACGCTCGGTCCGTTTTGGCTGACCATTAGTATGGGGGTCATGATTGGTACAATCGGTTTGGTATTTGGGAATCTTTTTAATTCCCCAATGGCTGAATTCTTACCATTTTTGGCTGCAGGAATAATTTTGTGGACATTTATTTCTTCCGTTGTGACGGAGGGGTGTTCCGAATTCGTATCTGCGCAGGGTATCATCAAGCAGTTGCCAATCCCCTTGTTCGTCCATACCCTCAGAATGATTTGGCGCAATTGCATAATATTGTTTCATAACATCCTTATTTTCCCTGTCGTTTTATTGCTTTTGGGTGGCGGTTTTAATCTAAACGTTATTCTAGCCATTCCTGGATTCTTATTGCTATTGGCTAATCTGGCTTGGTTGGCCTTGGCGCTGGGAGTGGTCTGTGCTCGATACAGAGATTTACCTCAAATAGTGTCAAGCGCTTTGCAGGTGCTTTTTTATTTGACTCCCATTATTTGGATGCCAAAGCTTTTGCCAGAGAGGGCTGGTAGTCTTATTTTAGATTTTAATCCCGTTTTTCATTTAATAGAAATAGTTAGATCGCCCCTTTTAGGGCAATTGCCATCTTTTGAAAATTGGATCGTTTCGATCTTCTTGGCGGTGTCAGGTTGGGCTGTGGCTATTCTCTTTTATGGTCGCTACAGAAAGCGTTTGCCCTATTGGCTCTAA